From Geotalea uraniireducens Rf4:
CCCAGGTTATACATTGGAGACCAGCCTATCGAGCTGGTGCTGCAGATATCCAATCACCACTATCGTGAAGGCGGCGTTGTTTCCTCCATAAAACTTGGGCCGGCAGACAAGCTGGAGGCGGCACAGCTGAGGGCGTGGGGACTGGCCCTGTTTTGTATCGGCAGCCTGATGGTGATGGGGATCTACCATATCGTCCTGTTCTGTTTCCGCAGAAAGAATATAGCGCCTCTTTATTTCGGTATTTACTGCCTCTTATGGATGGCATACTCATTTACCTCCAACTCGAACGGTTGGGTTGTGCATCTTTTCCTTGGAAATATTCCTGTCCAGTTTTTGAATCGGATTGACCTTTTCTGTTTTGTGATTTCGGTTCCCGTTGGCTACAGTTTTCTCCGCACGCTGTATCCCAAGGAGTTCTCACGCCGCCTCCAGCACGCAGCATGGGGGTTGGCTTCCGTCTTTGTGGTTATGGGGCTTGCTGTCTCAACCATGTCATTCACCACCGCCATTCCCACATATTATCTCGTTTCAATAGTAATGATTCTGTACTCTATTGCCATGCTTTCCAGGGCAATGCACAGGGGGCGGGAAGGGGCTTCCTTTATTCTCCTGGGCTTCATCGCTCTGGGGTTTGCCGGTATAAATGACATGCTCTGCGATTTACAGATGATACGTTCGGTTTATCTGATTCACATAGGTATGTTCGTCTTCATTCTATTTCAGGCAGTTGCCCTGTCTTTACGCTTTTCCAAGGCCTTCTCCGCGGTAGAACAGTTGTCCGACGAACTGTCGGATAAGAATCTGGCCCTGGAAGAGGAAATAGCTGAAAGGACCAGACTGGAACGTGAGATCGTGAATGTCAGCGAGGACGAACGCCGACGCATCAGTCACGATCTGCATGACGGGCTTTGCCAGCAGTTGACCGGCGCCAGGCTGCATTTTTCCGTGCTGGAGCGGAAACTGGAGGGTGCAGGACGGCAACAGCCGGAAATGACACAACTCTCGTCACTGCTTGAGGAGTCGGTCAACCACGCCTATGATCTTTCGCGCGGTCTTTGGCCGGTGGAACATGACCCCCACGGGGTCAGTCCCTCCCTGGAAGAGTTGACCCGACGTCTGGCCGAGTCCAGCGGAATTGCCATTAAGTTCAGCCAGGAACGCGGCTGCGTACATTGCTCGAATGCCGGTTTGACCCAATTGTTTCGCATTGCCCAGGAAGCAATCACCAATGCAGTGAAGCATGCCCGGGCAAGCCGTATCGATGTCGCCCTGAACTGTCAAGACCGTAATAGTGTCTCTCTGGCAGTGCATGACAATGGTGTCGGCAGGAGCGCCGCATCCGGAACAAAAGGTGGGATGGGCATGGGGATCATGTCCCATCGAGCCAAGATTATCGGCGGTATGTTGTCTGTTTCAGATGCAGAAGGCGGGGGGACGCTGGTTACCTGTACGGTTACCTGTGAAGCCGAATTGACGGAGGGTAAACCGGATGGCAGATAAAGAAGAAAGTGCCCGCATTTTCCTGATCGATGACCATCCTGCGGTGCTGCAGGGGTTAAAGTTGTTGCTTTCTCAGGCGTCTCACATCGTCTGCGGCGGGGCGAAAAACAGAATCGAGACCTTTGAGCGGATCGGATCATCCTGTGCTGATATTGCGCTTCTGGATCTTTCTCTTGGTGAAGAGAGCGGGCTTGAACTCATTGCGGGATTACGCGAGCTCGGCATTGCCGTGCTGGTTTACTCCATGCACGAGGATTCCGACACAATTGAAAAGGCTTTTGCCGCCGGAGCCAATGGCTATGTTTCCAAGCGGGAGGTGTCGGAAGTCCTGCTTACAGCGGTATCGGATCTCCTGGCCGGGAGGCGTCATGTAAGTCCGCAGGTTGCCCAGAGTCTGGCGAACATGGCAATCTCTTCGCCGAAGGTGAATCGGGAAACCGTACTTAGCGAGCGAGAACAGCAGATTTTGACCATGCTTGGCCAGGGTGAAGCGAATTCGGATATTGCCGCAGCCTTTGACATCGGCCTCCGCACGGTGGAGACATACTATGCCAGGATCATCGACAAGCTGAACCTGGACGGCATGAAGGAGCTCAGGCGTTATGCCATAAGAATGAAACCGAAGTAGGTCCATCGCTGTAACCGGCTGCACTTGGAACATCCCGCAAAAGCCTTTCCCTCTCCCTTGACGTAAGAAATGTTTACCCAATTGACAACCCGCTTATCATGTGGAGCTTGCTCCATCTCGAATTGAGCCAGCGTTTCAGTAGCGGATCTGTGAGGTTTACAAGGCCGCTCTCGTCGCTCGCGATATGGTCACCATTCACAAGCGCAAGCAACGATTTTTTAACAGTCGCTGCATTGGTAAGCCTATTGCGCACCATATAATCACCCGCCATAGGGTGTCTCGTTGGTTCTGCTGCGAGAGCTTCCAGCAGCGTGCGCGATTGCGGCGTAAGTGAAGCGTAGATTGACATGAATAGAGATGTCTCTCTAGCCGCCGCAGTATTTATGGCCTCAACGAGATTGTCTTCAGTTGGCGCATTGGGCGCTGTTAATTCATATAGGGCATGTGCGATAGCTGTAACGCTGTAAGTATGAGCTTCTGCAGTGGCAACAATAATGTCAGCGATATCTCGTGACCATATAGCTCCAGATGCCTCGGCAAGTGCAACCAGATGTGCAGAAAACTCGTCCGGCTCTATCAATGGCAGTTCTCGTGTAGTAGCGCCACGGTAGAACGCACGCTTTGGCGATTCAAACATATCTCTTAAAAGTTTTCTGCGCGAACCAATAAATAAATATGACGCTTTGTGATGCTGAATGGTCGAACGCAAAGCAGCCTCGATTTGAGCGCCATCGCCAAGCATTGCCAGGTCTTGAAACTCGTCGAATATAACAAGAAGTGGCGTCTTGGAATGCGAAGATATGCTGTCGAGTGATGCAACTACTGAAACAAGCCTGTCAAGGCCGCTTTTGGCTAGTCCGGAAGCAGAAGCGGACACTGAAAAAGAGCCATCAGGGTTCATTGTAATAACCGGGACAAATGCCGTGACCAACCTCGATAGCTTTTTGAATATCTTATCATCAATACTAAGTGAGGCAAAAAGCGCGGTCGCTATACGGTCGGCAGCTGCATCTGCTGACGGAACAGCGCTTAAATCGGCGAAGGTCGCCAGTCCACCCTCAGCGCGATAGTCCCTGGCCAGCCTCATCGCAAGCGAAGTCTTCCCGGATCTGCGCGGCGCAAGTAGTACATTATTGTTACCTGAGCGCGCTTCCAGCATAAATGCCGAAAGAAGTTCCTTTTGGTTGCAGAGAGGCTCATCGTCTCCAATTACTGTCTTTGAAAATGGGTTTCTGATTGCGGGCATAAGGCATCCTATCCTCATTGAGCTGCCACTGTGGCTGTTTTTGAATACGTAATTGTTCTCATTTAACTACAAGTATATTACTGGTAGTTAAGTGTGTGTGCAAGTGTTTATTTATTTTGTAGCAGTCGTATGACAGCTTCACCCACACCTCAATCCCCTCTCGTCAAGGGAGGGGAGGAAAAATCACGAAATGAACAGCATTCCAATTTAATAAGCTGAATAGTTACACAAAATAATCAACTTCCCCATCCTTGTCCGTAATTTCCCCTACAAAAAATCAGTGATTTCCCGGACATACATAAACTTGGTTTTGTTGTATTGGTGTGTTCGTATGATTTTGTTTATTGAAGGCGTTCCGGCAGCAAAAAAGGAGATATAACGATGAACAGACGATTAATCGGAATTGTGCTCACCATGATGATGTTGGCGCTCTTTTCCCACGGCCAGGCGGTTACAGCAGAGGCGTCCGCATTACCGGATACCGCGACGGTCCCCCAGCCGGTGCTGGTGAAGGACATCAATGCCTCGAAACTCGGCAGCTCGTCGAACGCGAACGGCTTCGTCGCGGTGGGGGGTGTTACCTTTTTCAGCGCCAATGACGGGGTGCATGGCCAGGAGCTCTGGAAGAGCGACGGCACGGAGGCGGGTACGGTGTCGGTCAAAGACATCAACCCCAACGGTGATTCTTATCCACAAAACCTGACCGGCGTGGGCGGCGTCCTCTATTTCTCTGTCAGCGATCCGGCGAACGGCATTAGCCTCTGGAAGAGCGACGGCACGGATGCGGGTACGGTGCTGGTGAAGGATATCACTTCCACCGTTGGTTCGTCACTTAATAGCCTGACCAACGTGGGTGGCGTGCTCTATTTTATGGCCGGCGACGGAGTGAGCGGCTATAGCGTCTGGAAGAGCGACGGCACGGCGGCCGGGACGGTGGTGGTGAAGGATGCAGGTCCAATTGCACCGGGAAGTACAGAGTACTTTTTGATCTCAAACCTGACCAACGTGGGCAACGACCTCTATTTCACGATCAACCACCAGAATACCATCCATATGCTCTGGAAAAGCAACGCAACCGGGACGGAATTGGTGAATAATATCGGTCCGGTTACTCAAATCGCAAATTTGACCGACGTGGGCGGCGTCCTCTATTTTGTCACCTATGACCCGGTAAGCAAATATGGGATTTGGAAAAGCGACGGCACTGCGTCCGGTGCGGTGTCGGTTAAGAATTTCGGTGCCTCTCAACCGTTCTACTTAACCAACGTCAATGGCGTACTGTATTTTAGCGCGTATGACGGGGTGAATGGCCAGGAACTCTGGAGAAGCGATCCTACGGCTGGGGCGGTGCTTGTGAAGGACATTAATCCAACAAGCAGCTCGTTACCAAACGACCTGACCAACGTGGGCGGCGTCCTCTATTTTACCGCCAACGACGGGACGAACGGGACCGCGCTCTGGAAGAGCGACGGCACGGCGAACGGGACAGTGCTGGTGAAGGGTGGCGCCGGTATATCAAACTTGACCAGCGTGGGCGGCGCCCTCTATTTCGTCGCGAACGGCACGGAGCTCTGGAAGAGCGACGCCACGGCCGGGGCGGTGCTGGTGACCAATTTAGGTTCAGCCTCAACACTTAGTGTTAATGTATCAAACCTGACCAATGCGGGCGGTGTCCTCTATTTCACCGCCTCCGGCGTAAACGGCATGGAGCCCTGGAAGAGCGACGGCACGGCTGCCGGGACAATGATGCTGAAGCAAATCTTCTCCGGCACGGGACCTTCGATAGAGCCGAGGAGGGATGTAAATCCGGTGGTCAACGTGAACGGCGTCCTCTATTTCACCGCGATCTCTGATCTGGTGGACGGCCTGGGTCTCTGGAAGAGCGACGGCACGACGGCGGGGACAACGCTGGTGAAGGGTTTCGGTGTAGGTAAAGTGAGTGTCTCAAATCTTACCAACGTGAACGGCGTCCTCTATTTCGTCAATAATGATGTCGGTATCTGGAAGAGCGATGGTACGGAGGTGGGTACGGTGCTTGTGAAGGATTTCAATGCAATTGGTCTTACTCCCTCAAACCTGATCGACGTCAACGGAGGCCTCTATTTCAGCACCTACGACAGGTCGAACTTCGGTGCTCTCTGGAAAAGCGACGGTACGGATGCGGGGACGATTCAGATGAAGTTGTTTGGTTCTGGTTCCGCTCCCACGAGCTTGACCAACGTGGGCGGCGTTCTCTATTTCAGCGCCGGCGAAGGGGCAATGGGCACTGAGCTTTGGAAGAGCGACGGCACGGAGACGGGTACGGTACAGGTGAAGAATATCTATACCGGCGACGGCAACAGCTCTAATCCTTCAAACCTGACCAACGTGGGCGGAGTCCTCTATTTCACCGCCACCGACGCAGTGAACGGCACTGCCCTCTGGAAAAGCGATGGCACGGATGCGGGTACGGTGCTGGTGAAGGTCGTCACTCCTGTCGGAGGTATTCCGGCATTCATGTTTTATTCTTCCGCCAATGTCAACGGCGTCCTCTATTTTACCGTCTTTGATAAAGGCTACAGCCTCTGGAAGAGTGATGCCGCGTCAGGGGCGGTGTTGGTGACAAATTTTCCAGCCGGCTCACCCTATAACATTACGAACGTCAACGGCACCCTCTATTTTTTCTATGATAGCATGACCGCCAGCGGCACTGAACTCTGGAAAAGTGACGGCACGGAGGCCGGGACGGTGGTTGTGAAGACGGTAAATCTGGGCATTAGCAATAAAGTAAAGGGTGACGTGCCCGTTCCCGCGCCCATTCCCGTCAAGGGGTTGGCTAAGACGGTGGCAATGAGTGGTCCTAGAGTCGGGCCTTCCGCAACCCTGGTTGAGGTCAACGGTGTTCTCTATTTCACCGCCTATGACGCGGCGCACGGCTTTGAACTCTGGAAGAGCGACGGCACGGCGGACGGCACGGCCATGGTGATGGATATCTTTCCCGGCGCAGGCAGTTCGTACCCCGCAAGCCTGATCAATGTCAACGGCGCCCTCTTCTTTAACGCGGATGACGGCTTTCATGGCAATGAGCTCTGGGTCTTGAGGATGAATTCCGCAACCGCGCTAGCCACCGGGGCGACCCCTACGACCTACGGCCAATCCGTGACCTTCACCGCTTCCGTAACCAGCGGGGCCACCGGCACGGTGACCTTCGGCGAAGGCGACACGACCTATTGCGCCGGCGTTGCCCTGGACAACAGCGGCAAGGCCGCCTGCAGCACAACATCGTTGGGTACAGGGGCGCACACCATAACCGCAACCTACAGCGGCGACGGCCATTACAACGGCTCCAACGCAACCGTCAGCCAGACCGTAAATCAGGCGAGCTCCACCACCACGGTAACCACCGGGATGACCACCTCGACCTACGGCCAATCCGTGACCTTTACAGCTTCCGTAACAAGCGGGGCGACCGGCACGGTGACCTTTGCCGAAGGCGCAACGATGTATTGCTCCGCGGTTGTCCTGGACGGAAACGGCAAGGCAGCGTGCAGCACGACCGCTCTGGGTGCCGGGTCGCACACCATGACCGCAACCTACAGCGGGGACGGCACCTACAAGGGCTCCAACGGAACAGTCGGGCAAAGCGTAGTCGCTGCGGTCCTGACCGTTACGGCCGACAGCAAATCCAGAAACTACGGCTCTGCCAACCCGACCATGACCGCCACCTATTCCGGCTTCGTCAACAATGACACCCAGGCAAGCCTGAGCGGCGCCCCGGGCATAACTACCTCGGCAACAACGGTCAGCCCGGCCGGCAACTACCCGATCACCATCACCGTGGGTACGCTTGCATCGGGCAACTACAGCTTCAATTTCGTCAACGGCATCATGGCGGTCAGTTTATCGGCCGCGGCCAGCGGCGACATTAACAGTGACGGCAAGGTGGATATCAGCGATGCCCTTATGGCATTGCAGATGGCGATTGGACTGTCCGCCTCCACTCCAACCCAACTGACAGCCGGTGACGTGGCCCCGCTGGTGAACGGCAAGTCGGCGCCGGACGGAACAATCGACATCGCCGACGCCATGCTGATCCTTGAAAAGGCGGTCGGCCTGCTGAATTGGTAGTGCTAACTGATAAGAATCCAAAGACATACGAGGAGATGATATGAAGAGATTTGTGAGCATTGCATCGTTACTGCTATTAATACTCGTCCTTGCCGGTTGCGGCGAAGATCCGGCGAATTCCTCCGGCACCAAGGTCACAGGCTTTGCCTCCAAGGGGCCGATCGTGAACGGCGTCATCAAGATATATTCGGTCAAAGACGGCGTAAAAACATTTATCAAACAGACCACCACCGACGCCAACGGCAACTACAGCGCCGACCTCGGCGCCTACACCGGACCGATCATAGCCGAGGCGAGCGGCTCCTACCTGGACGAAGCCACAGGTTTAACCAAGACCATATCAGCCGACTCACCTCTCCACGCCGCACTGCCGTTGGCACAGGGCACTGTCAATCTGCCGGTAACAGCCCTCACCGAACTAGCCTTCACCAAGGCAGGGAGCACCCTGAGCGCATCCACAATAAGCGCGGCCAACACCCTTGTCTCCGATCTCTTCAAGGTGGACATCATCGCCACCTCGCCGGTTGCGCCTACGACTGAAGCTCTTAAAACCGCCACCCAGGCCCAGAAGGACTACACTTTGGCTTTGGCGGCCATTTCCCAGATGGCCAGCACGTCAGCCGGAACCAGCGACACCGACAAACTGAACAACGCGCTGACGACCACGGGGCAGGGAATATCGTCCACCGGCATGACCACTGCAACGGTTAACGCCATCCAGAGCGCCCTGACTGCTTTCGTGAGCAACGCCAACAACAAGACCGGCATCAGCGACACCTCCACCACCAGCCTGGTGAACGTCGGCACCCTGTCCAAGAGCTATAAGCTGATGCTCCAGGGGACTTTCACCCCCGGCAGCGTTACCGGCATTCAGTTCGATCTGTCTCTCCCGGCCGGTGTCACCCTTAATGTCGACAATTCCACCTCGGCGGTCCTGGCCAGCAGCCTGGCCCTTTCGGGCGCTGCGCCTTCCGGCGCCCTGCTGTCGGCCCATTACTCGTCCGGCGCGCTGACCGTCGGCATTATCACCACAAGCAGGTTCAGCACCGGCGAGGTAGCCACGTTGACCTGCAATATCCCGGCTGGAGTGAGCGCGCCCAGCGCCTCCTTATTCTCCGCAGCCAACCTCAGGAGCATCGACAAAAACGGCGCCACCGTGGCGGGAATCATGATCACCATCAAGTAACGGAACACGTAAAAGGGGACGGGTTGCTTTTTCAATAAAGCGGCCTGTCCCAACTTCATTATCCTGATGAAAGAGAGAGCTGAAAACGTGGCGCGTATAGCCCGAACACGTCAAGGTAAATCAGGACTACCAGGCTTACTGCGCGCAGAAGGCTGCCGAATTAATCAATACCTTGAACAATCCGAGTGTCATTGCCCAAAATTGGCAGAAATTGGCGGAGAATCCGATCAAGTTGGCTAGTGCCAGGGTGAACGGTATGAGCGCCACCTTCGCTGCCGAGGCCATATGAAAGGGAGGAACCGGTCAAAACCGTTCTTTGACTC
This genomic window contains:
- a CDS encoding sensor histidine kinase; this translates as MTVKNLKQILLVVLIMLIPISWGCSGNKDAALLARQGVIDLSKLDMMRFDPVRLDGEWEFYWNQLLSPEDFRGAQVPVATAFLTLPDAWNGFKLNDKKLGGKGFATFRLRILPGSGKRELSLHFDDVYSAYKLWANGKLLVESGVVGKDASEETPNQSIQQPRLYIGDQPIELVLQISNHHYREGGVVSSIKLGPADKLEAAQLRAWGLALFCIGSLMVMGIYHIVLFCFRRKNIAPLYFGIYCLLWMAYSFTSNSNGWVVHLFLGNIPVQFLNRIDLFCFVISVPVGYSFLRTLYPKEFSRRLQHAAWGLASVFVVMGLAVSTMSFTTAIPTYYLVSIVMILYSIAMLSRAMHRGREGASFILLGFIALGFAGINDMLCDLQMIRSVYLIHIGMFVFILFQAVALSLRFSKAFSAVEQLSDELSDKNLALEEEIAERTRLEREIVNVSEDERRRISHDLHDGLCQQLTGARLHFSVLERKLEGAGRQQPEMTQLSSLLEESVNHAYDLSRGLWPVEHDPHGVSPSLEELTRRLAESSGIAIKFSQERGCVHCSNAGLTQLFRIAQEAITNAVKHARASRIDVALNCQDRNSVSLAVHDNGVGRSAASGTKGGMGMGIMSHRAKIIGGMLSVSDAEGGGTLVTCTVTCEAELTEGKPDGR
- a CDS encoding ELWxxDGT repeat protein; translation: MNRRLIGIVLTMMMLALFSHGQAVTAEASALPDTATVPQPVLVKDINASKLGSSSNANGFVAVGGVTFFSANDGVHGQELWKSDGTEAGTVSVKDINPNGDSYPQNLTGVGGVLYFSVSDPANGISLWKSDGTDAGTVLVKDITSTVGSSLNSLTNVGGVLYFMAGDGVSGYSVWKSDGTAAGTVVVKDAGPIAPGSTEYFLISNLTNVGNDLYFTINHQNTIHMLWKSNATGTELVNNIGPVTQIANLTDVGGVLYFVTYDPVSKYGIWKSDGTASGAVSVKNFGASQPFYLTNVNGVLYFSAYDGVNGQELWRSDPTAGAVLVKDINPTSSSLPNDLTNVGGVLYFTANDGTNGTALWKSDGTANGTVLVKGGAGISNLTSVGGALYFVANGTELWKSDATAGAVLVTNLGSASTLSVNVSNLTNAGGVLYFTASGVNGMEPWKSDGTAAGTMMLKQIFSGTGPSIEPRRDVNPVVNVNGVLYFTAISDLVDGLGLWKSDGTTAGTTLVKGFGVGKVSVSNLTNVNGVLYFVNNDVGIWKSDGTEVGTVLVKDFNAIGLTPSNLIDVNGGLYFSTYDRSNFGALWKSDGTDAGTIQMKLFGSGSAPTSLTNVGGVLYFSAGEGAMGTELWKSDGTETGTVQVKNIYTGDGNSSNPSNLTNVGGVLYFTATDAVNGTALWKSDGTDAGTVLVKVVTPVGGIPAFMFYSSANVNGVLYFTVFDKGYSLWKSDAASGAVLVTNFPAGSPYNITNVNGTLYFFYDSMTASGTELWKSDGTEAGTVVVKTVNLGISNKVKGDVPVPAPIPVKGLAKTVAMSGPRVGPSATLVEVNGVLYFTAYDAAHGFELWKSDGTADGTAMVMDIFPGAGSSYPASLINVNGALFFNADDGFHGNELWVLRMNSATALATGATPTTYGQSVTFTASVTSGATGTVTFGEGDTTYCAGVALDNSGKAACSTTSLGTGAHTITATYSGDGHYNGSNATVSQTVNQASSTTTVTTGMTTSTYGQSVTFTASVTSGATGTVTFAEGATMYCSAVVLDGNGKAACSTTALGAGSHTMTATYSGDGTYKGSNGTVGQSVVAAVLTVTADSKSRNYGSANPTMTATYSGFVNNDTQASLSGAPGITTSATTVSPAGNYPITITVGTLASGNYSFNFVNGIMAVSLSAAASGDINSDGKVDISDALMALQMAIGLSASTPTQLTAGDVAPLVNGKSAPDGTIDIADAMLILEKAVGLLNW
- a CDS encoding response regulator, encoding MADKEESARIFLIDDHPAVLQGLKLLLSQASHIVCGGAKNRIETFERIGSSCADIALLDLSLGEESGLELIAGLRELGIAVLVYSMHEDSDTIEKAFAAGANGYVSKREVSEVLLTAVSDLLAGRRHVSPQVAQSLANMAISSPKVNRETVLSEREQQILTMLGQGEANSDIAAAFDIGLRTVETYYARIIDKLNLDGMKELRRYAIRMKPK
- a CDS encoding ATP-binding protein; this translates as MPAIRNPFSKTVIGDDEPLCNQKELLSAFMLEARSGNNNVLLAPRRSGKTSLAMRLARDYRAEGGLATFADLSAVPSADAAADRIATALFASLSIDDKIFKKLSRLVTAFVPVITMNPDGSFSVSASASGLAKSGLDRLVSVVASLDSISSHSKTPLLVIFDEFQDLAMLGDGAQIEAALRSTIQHHKASYLFIGSRRKLLRDMFESPKRAFYRGATTRELPLIEPDEFSAHLVALAEASGAIWSRDIADIIVATAEAHTYSVTAIAHALYELTAPNAPTEDNLVEAINTAAARETSLFMSIYASLTPQSRTLLEALAAEPTRHPMAGDYMVRNRLTNAATVKKSLLALVNGDHIASDESGLVNLTDPLLKRWLNSRWSKLHMISGLSIG